DNA sequence from the Bacillota bacterium genome:
AAAAATCCAACGCCAAGGTTATACACAGGAGTGTTTCACATAGTAGAATATATATTTGACTTTTTTAAAATGTATCAATGCTACTTAAAAGCAAGGCGAGGTAAACGAAAGAAATTAACTACTATTAAGTTTGAAACAAATGCGTTAGAAGCAGTTTACTATCTGGTTTATGTATTAAACCAGAAAACTTATAAAATGGGCAAATACACTAAATTTAAAGTTTTCGAACCAAAGGAAAGAGAGATAATGGCATTGCCATTCAGGGATAGGGTAGTACAGCATTACCTGTGCGATTATTTCTTGGAACCATTAATGGAACGACATTTTATTTACGATACATATGCTTGTCGCAAAGGTAAAGGTTCTCACGCTGGATTAGATAGACTTAGATATTTTATGCAACGACATTATCGTAAACATGGTTGCCAGGGTTGCGTATTAAAATGTGATATTAGAAAATTCTTCTATTCTATTGATCATGATGTGCTAAAAATAAAGCTTAATAAACTATTTAAGGGTAA
Encoded proteins:
- a CDS encoding RNA-directed DNA polymerase, which produces MYQCYLKARRGKRKKLTTIKFETNALEAVYYLVYVLNQKTYKMGKYTKFKVFEPKEREIMALPFRDRVVQHYLCDYFLEPLMERHFIYDTYACRKGKGSHAGLDRLRYFMQRHYRKHGCQGCVLKCDIRKFFYSIDHDVLKIKLNKLFKGNTDIDWLLEQIIDSTPNPGIPLGNQTSQWFANFYLSGLDHFIKEKLQIKHYIRYMDDFVLIHDDKEYLRYCLTEIRKYVEGNLKLQLNSKTHIFPLRNGVDFLGFHTYLTETGKVIRKLRQKSKNRTRRKIKKFKGLHDTGKITK